From a single Candidatus Methanoperedens sp. genomic region:
- a CDS encoding type II toxin-antitoxin system HicA family toxin, which yields MGKLPVLSGREVIKALKKIGFEPARQKGCHIVLVRVVSDSKRAVVVPNHKEIDPGTLLEIIRQAGLKRDEFVKLLK from the coding sequence ATGGGGAAGCTGCCCGTCCTGTCAGGGCGTGAAGTTATCAAGGCTCTTAAAAAAATTGGCTTTGAACCTGCAAGGCAGAAAGGCTGCCATATTGTTCTCGTCAGAGTGGTTTCGGATTCCAAGCGGGCTGTTGTTGTTCCAAACCATAAGGAAATCGACCCGGGAACGCTGCTTGAGATTATCAGGCAGGCGGGTTTGAAGAGGGATGAGTTCGTGAAATTGCTGAAGTAA
- a CDS encoding aldehyde dehydrogenase family protein, with protein sequence MEECKMLIGGRWVQGENYFEVRNPYTNDVLARVPEASPEDVKSAVAEARRAFDTNRELPAYRRSEILENTSRLIAGDKEDFVRTISLESGKPIKASRKEVERAVLTFRFAAEEAKRIAGETIPMDAAPGSERHFGFYIREPVGVVAALTPFNFPLNLVAHKVAPAIAAGNAVVLKPASAAPLSALKLCRTMTEAGVPAGLLNIVTGKGSTVGEALVSGEVNMVTFTGSPDVGRRIKQLAGMANVTLELGSNSATIIDESADLETAVPRCITGAFSFSGQVCISIQRLYVHRNIYEKFLAEFIPKVEELRIGDPLSEKTDIGPMISEEAARRALAWIQEAQRDGANILTGGRRNGRILEPTVLANLKPDMKIMCLEAFAPVVSVIEFEEFEEAIEMVNNSIFGLQAGVYTQNVANAFKAIKKLNVGGVMINEIPTFRAEHMPYGGVKESGIGREGVRFAVEEMTNIKMVSFNLE encoded by the coding sequence ATGGAAGAGTGTAAAATGTTGATTGGCGGAAGGTGGGTACAGGGTGAGAATTATTTTGAGGTCAGGAATCCTTATACAAACGATGTTCTTGCAAGGGTGCCTGAGGCTTCACCTGAGGATGTGAAGAGCGCTGTTGCCGAAGCGAGGCGGGCTTTTGACACCAACCGGGAATTGCCGGCGTACAGGCGCTCGGAGATTCTGGAAAACACCTCCAGGTTAATCGCCGGGGATAAGGAAGATTTTGTCAGGACCATTTCACTGGAGAGCGGAAAACCCATCAAGGCTTCCAGAAAAGAGGTGGAGAGAGCGGTTTTAACCTTCAGGTTTGCCGCCGAAGAGGCAAAACGTATTGCAGGAGAAACTATTCCCATGGATGCAGCTCCAGGTTCAGAGAGGCACTTCGGGTTTTACATCCGCGAGCCGGTTGGCGTGGTTGCAGCGTTAACGCCTTTTAATTTCCCCTTGAACCTGGTGGCCCATAAGGTTGCTCCGGCTATTGCCGCAGGGAATGCGGTGGTTCTTAAACCTGCAAGCGCAGCTCCGCTTTCAGCACTCAAACTGTGCAGAACTATGACAGAAGCCGGGGTACCTGCGGGTCTTTTAAACATCGTAACAGGAAAGGGGTCAACGGTTGGAGAGGCACTTGTTTCAGGTGAAGTTAACATGGTGACTTTTACAGGCAGTCCCGACGTAGGCCGGCGCATCAAGCAGCTCGCAGGCATGGCAAATGTAACGCTTGAGCTTGGCTCCAACTCAGCCACGATTATTGATGAATCCGCCGACCTTGAGACGGCAGTGCCAAGGTGCATTACAGGTGCCTTCAGCTTCTCAGGGCAGGTGTGCATCTCGATACAGCGCCTCTATGTCCACAGGAACATTTATGAGAAGTTTCTGGCTGAGTTTATACCGAAGGTGGAAGAACTTAGAATCGGAGACCCACTTTCAGAAAAGACAGACATCGGTCCAATGATAAGCGAGGAGGCTGCCCGGCGGGCGCTGGCATGGATACAGGAAGCACAGAGAGATGGTGCGAACATTCTAACAGGCGGAAGGAGGAACGGAAGAATCCTTGAGCCCACGGTTCTGGCAAACCTTAAACCTGATATGAAGATAATGTGTCTTGAGGCATTTGCACCCGTGGTCTCTGTTATTGAATTTGAAGAATTTGAAGAGGCAATAGAAATGGTGAACAACAGCATCTTTGGTCTGCAGGCAGGGGTTTACACCCAGAATGTTGCCAATGCTTTTAAGGCAATAAAGAAACTCAACGTCGGCGGGGTTATGATTAACGAGATTCCCACTTTCAGGGCTGAACATATGCCTTACGGAGGCGTCAAGGAGAGCGGCATAGGAAGGGAAGGCGTGAGGTTTGCTGTTGAAGAGATGACAAACATCAAGATGGTGAGCTTCAACCTGGAATAA
- a CDS encoding type II toxin-antitoxin system HicB family antitoxin: MSYMDFTAIIRKGDKQFAALCPEVDVVSQGYTIEEALKNLKEAVEVYIEEMGFPEEIAPEDTVIAHFEVLSHGEAARPVRA, encoded by the coding sequence GTGAGTTATATGGATTTTACAGCAATCATCAGAAAAGGTGATAAGCAGTTTGCGGCTCTGTGCCCGGAAGTAGATGTTGTAAGCCAAGGTTATACGATTGAAGAGGCGCTTAAAAATCTCAAAGAAGCTGTAGAGGTCTATATTGAGGAGATGGGCTTTCCTGAAGAGATAGCGCCTGAAGATACCGTCATAGCTCATTTTGAGGTGCTGTCCCATGGGGAAGCTGCCCGTCCTGTCAGGGCGTGA
- a CDS encoding SDR family oxidoreductase, translated as MKLENKTIIVTGSGRGIGEYIAKRLGREGANMVVTGRTEEDIEKVSKEINDTGGKAIFIRGDVTREEDVKKVINKAIKKFGKVDVLINNAGVGLRKYLWETEVEEFEEVMDVNVKGVFLYMKNIIPEMEKHGGLIINISSGAGKTGIPTLSAYCASKFAVIGLTEAAAAEVKNIKIVALCPASVDTGMFKRLFPYEEADLKPEDVAEKIADICIHPGKYRSGQSVELY; from the coding sequence ATGAAACTTGAAAATAAGACCATCATCGTCACAGGAAGCGGAAGAGGAATCGGGGAATACATTGCGAAAAGGCTGGGGAGAGAGGGAGCAAACATGGTTGTAACTGGAAGGACAGAAGAGGATATAGAAAAAGTCAGCAAAGAAATAAATGATACGGGAGGGAAGGCGATTTTTATTAGAGGCGACGTTACGCGAGAAGAGGATGTAAAAAAAGTTATCAATAAAGCAATCAAGAAATTCGGGAAAGTAGATGTGCTGATAAATAACGCAGGGGTCGGGTTAAGGAAATATCTATGGGAAACTGAGGTGGAAGAATTCGAGGAAGTAATGGATGTAAATGTCAAAGGTGTCTTCCTTTATATGAAAAATATCATTCCTGAAATGGAAAAGCACGGCGGTTTAATAATAAATATCTCCTCAGGCGCCGGAAAAACAGGAATTCCTACCTTGAGCGCCTACTGCGCATCAAAATTTGCTGTCATCGGTCTTACGGAAGCTGCCGCAGCCGAGGTCAAGAACATTAAAATAGTTGCCTTGTGTCCAGCAAGCGTGGATACAGGGATGTTCAAGCGGCTGTTCCCGTATGAAGAGGCAGACCTCAAACCAGAGGACGTTGCGGAAAAGATTGCAGATATCTGTATTCATCCTGGGAAATATCGCTCGGGGCAGTCTGTCGAACTTTATTAA
- a CDS encoding UPF0175 family protein, with product MPASETISEEIDILVKKGYYPSRSDLLKDAFRTLLNTKAELKISLAIELYLKEKVSLAKAAELAGMTTIEFKEVLAGRGIIRETEGKSVKEIDKKLKKLGIA from the coding sequence ATGCCGGCATCGGAAACCATAAGCGAAGAAATAGATATACTCGTAAAAAAGGGATATTATCCATCCAGATCTGATTTATTAAAGGATGCCTTTCGAACACTGTTGAACACAAAAGCTGAGTTGAAAATCTCTTTAGCCATCGAACTCTACCTGAAAGAAAAAGTATCCCTTGCAAAAGCAGCAGAGCTTGCAGGCATGACCACAATAGAATTCAAGGAAGTTCTGGCAGGAAGGGGAATAATAAGGGAAACCGAAGGAAAATCTGTTAAAGAAATAGATAAAAAGTTAAAAAAACTGGGGATTGCGTGA
- a CDS encoding M24 family metallopeptidase has protein sequence MSQNKLSDEDLEGYLAARNFAKGICNEIVSNIKAGMTEKEVEEVVSEVFHTNDVKQHWHMPIIGVGEGSTKLRSAFALASSYLTKGMRILQENDLVLIDIAPVYNGYPADYTTSHVMGSNPELEALAAFAHDVSHRIAGHVSEGMVVADVFFWAKELIQKNPEYTLVFPPLVSMGHRLCRMPPLWQRFPEAGLNYLLFKASGPFLTSSNNTTMSGLWVIEPYLLYKERASKFETLVYIGKETRILDAG, from the coding sequence ATGAGTCAAAATAAGCTATCGGATGAAGACCTCGAAGGGTACCTTGCGGCACGAAACTTTGCGAAGGGGATTTGTAACGAGATTGTGAGCAATATTAAAGCAGGCATGACGGAAAAGGAGGTAGAGGAAGTCGTCTCCGAAGTTTTCCATACCAATGATGTGAAGCAGCACTGGCACATGCCGATAATCGGTGTGGGCGAGGGGAGTACCAAGTTGAGAAGCGCATTTGCCCTTGCATCGAGCTACCTGACCAAAGGAATGCGCATCCTGCAGGAGAATGACCTCGTCTTGATAGATATTGCCCCTGTGTACAACGGCTATCCTGCAGATTATACTACCAGCCATGTAATGGGCAGCAACCCTGAGCTTGAGGCACTGGCAGCCTTTGCGCATGATGTTTCGCACAGGATTGCCGGGCATGTAAGTGAGGGAATGGTCGTGGCAGATGTGTTTTTCTGGGCTAAGGAGCTTATACAGAAAAACCCTGAATATACGCTTGTCTTCCCGCCGCTTGTTTCCATGGGACACCGCCTGTGCAGGATGCCGCCGCTTTGGCAGAGATTTCCGGAAGCAGGGCTTAATTATCTGCTCTTTAAGGCAAGCGGACCTTTCCTGACATCAAGCAATAATACGACGATGAGCGGGCTCTGGGTCATCGAGCCATACCTCTTGTACAAAGAGCGGGCTAGTAAATTCGAAACCCTTGTGTACATCGGGAAAGAAACGCGGATTCTTGATGCAGGCTAA
- a CDS encoding class I SAM-dependent methyltransferase, translating to MTELYRDSGLEIYERSHYSHREHITEVEEILAWYRRRNTRVLDIGCSGGLHALELANRGFSVTGLDIEPSAIQLAQKRARSGNKDAKFHVLDIEKDELPCAEKFDFIYSIGNVLSHVRKELMPEVLQKICGCLDEKGILLFDVLINSKPFQEEIYPGENELQIIWKRKIDEKTGRMSMDGIFLDTGFIQHFDVWGYTVDEITGMLNSLGFGKVQSSPRLDFIGKNNTKNPISLYFRAELT from the coding sequence ATGACCGAACTCTATAGGGACTCTGGATTGGAAATATACGAAAGGTCACACTACTCACATAGGGAGCATATCACCGAGGTGGAAGAGATACTGGCATGGTACAGGCGCAGGAATACAAGGGTGCTGGATATTGGATGCAGCGGGGGACTGCATGCCCTTGAGCTGGCAAACAGGGGTTTTTCTGTAACCGGACTGGATATCGAGCCCTCGGCAATCCAGCTTGCACAAAAAAGGGCTCGCAGCGGAAATAAAGACGCAAAATTCCATGTTCTGGACATCGAGAAAGATGAGCTTCCATGCGCTGAGAAATTTGATTTCATTTACAGCATAGGGAATGTGCTTTCCCATGTAAGAAAAGAGCTTATGCCTGAGGTTTTACAAAAAATATGCGGATGCCTCGATGAAAAAGGCATCTTGCTGTTCGATGTCCTTATAAACTCAAAACCTTTTCAGGAGGAAATCTATCCCGGGGAGAACGAACTTCAAATAATCTGGAAAAGGAAGATAGATGAAAAAACAGGAAGGATGAGCATGGATGGGATTTTCCTGGATACCGGTTTTATCCAGCATTTCGATGTATGGGGATATACAGTTGATGAAATAACTGGAATGTTAAACTCCCTGGGATTCGGGAAAGTCCAATCCTCTCCCAGACTTGATTTTATTGGAAAAAACAACACCAAAAACCCTATAAGCCTTTACTTCCGTGCTGAACTTACATGA
- a CDS encoding type II toxin-antitoxin system HicB family antitoxin: MKFKVVITEGEDGWYVVVVPSLPGCISQGKTKKEALENIKEAIELYLEPENDFLSMGTGQVAEVTV, from the coding sequence ATGAAATTTAAAGTCGTTATCACAGAAGGCGAAGACGGCTGGTACGTGGTCGTGGTTCCTTCGCTTCCGGGCTGCATTTCTCAAGGAAAGACAAAAAAGGAAGCCCTTGAGAACATAAAAGAAGCCATAGAACTCTACCTTGAGCCTGAAAATGACTTTCTCTCCATGGGCACAGGCCAGGTAGCTGAGGTAACGGTTTGA
- a CDS encoding type II toxin-antitoxin system HicA family toxin, protein MKLPVISGKEAIKALERAGFVIVRQRGSHIRMKKVTSEVVIKITVPLHDTLDRGTLKSIIRSAGLTVEEFVELL, encoded by the coding sequence TTGAAGTTGCCAGTTATTTCTGGAAAAGAAGCAATAAAAGCATTGGAGAGGGCTGGATTTGTTATAGTCAGGCAGAGGGGAAGCCACATCAGGATGAAGAAAGTTACATCTGAAGTCGTGATTAAAATAACCGTTCCTCTTCACGATACTCTTGACAGAGGAACCCTTAAGAGCATAATAAGAAGCGCAGGTCTAACTGTGGAAGAGTTCGTTGAATTGCTTTAA
- a CDS encoding NAD-dependent epimerase/dehydratase family protein — protein sequence MILVTGGTGFVGSHLVRRLAQERIQTRCPVRRIADLKEMQEVFNLELVPLRKA from the coding sequence ATGATTCTTGTCACGGGAGGAACAGGATTTGTGGGGAGCCATCTGGTGAGAAGGCTTGCTCAGGAAAGGATTCAAACACGATGCCCTGTGCGGAGGATCGCCGACTTGAAGGAAATGCAGGAGGTTTTTAACCTTGAGCTTGTGCCTCTCAGGAAAGCTTAA
- a CDS encoding type II toxin-antitoxin system PemK/MazF family toxin, translating into MQYKWHIFLANLDPVVGSEQGKTRPVLVISEEEINQILPVVNVLPITSRKPERRIYPNEVLMPANTGRLEKESIVLCYQIRTLDKKRLIKELGIIEDFDLQQEIIDALSFQLGITR; encoded by the coding sequence ATGCAGTATAAGTGGCATATATTCTTAGCCAATCTTGACCCAGTGGTTGGCTCTGAACAGGGAAAGACTCGTCCAGTTCTGGTAATAAGTGAGGAAGAAATAAACCAGATTCTACCGGTAGTGAATGTTCTTCCGATAACATCAAGAAAGCCAGAAAGGAGGATTTACCCGAATGAGGTCTTAATGCCTGCCAATACGGGAAGACTTGAGAAGGAATCTATTGTTCTTTGCTATCAAATAAGGACTCTTGATAAAAAACGTCTGATAAAAGAATTGGGTATAATCGAAGATTTTGATTTACAGCAGGAAATAATTGATGCACTGAGTTTTCAATTGGGAATTACCAGATAA
- the msrA gene encoding peptide-methionine (S)-S-oxide reductase MsrA, translating to MPQHNVTETATLGGGCFWCLEAIFNELRGVEKVESGYSGGSVPNPSYREVCTGTTGHAEIIQVTFDPVIISFREILEVFFTIHDPTTLNSQGADVGTQYRSVIFYRTPEQEKVAQEVITELEAAKLWDLPIVTEIVQFTAFYPAEEYHREYFEHNPDQPYCRIVIEPKVAKFRKQYLAKLKK from the coding sequence ATGCCTCAACACAACGTAACCGAAACCGCAACCCTGGGCGGAGGGTGCTTCTGGTGCCTGGAAGCCATCTTCAATGAACTGCGCGGTGTGGAGAAAGTGGAGTCAGGCTACTCAGGCGGCAGTGTGCCCAACCCATCCTATCGCGAGGTCTGCACAGGTACTACTGGTCATGCCGAGATTATACAGGTAACGTTTGACCCGGTGATTATCTCGTTCAGGGAGATTCTGGAGGTCTTCTTCACCATCCACGACCCAACGACGCTGAATAGTCAGGGCGCTGATGTGGGCACGCAGTATCGCTCGGTGATATTCTATCGCACGCCTGAGCAGGAAAAAGTTGCTCAAGAGGTGATAACTGAGCTTGAGGCGGCAAAGCTCTGGGATTTACCGATTGTAACCGAGATTGTGCAGTTTACGGCGTTCTATCCTGCAGAGGAGTATCACCGGGAGTACTTTGAACACAATCCTGACCAACCGTATTGCCGCATAGTGATTGAGCCAAAGGTAGCCAAGTTTCGCAAGCAATATCTTGCGAAGCTCAAGAAGTGA
- a CDS encoding type II toxin-antitoxin system VapC family toxin, with product MIYDASSIYRAIEIGAFNKLLEGKTLDLAHYELGNVVWKEVTRKKISESEGAKLIKFISKVISLMEILKIGIKNEVLKVAVDNNLSYYDASYLYASISMKDVLVTEDKKLLDRAIECSAGAGRFEDFLDKK from the coding sequence ATGATTTATGATGCCAGTTCCATTTATAGAGCTATAGAAATTGGAGCTTTTAATAAGCTGCTGGAAGGAAAAACTCTGGATTTAGCGCATTATGAGCTTGGGAACGTGGTCTGGAAAGAGGTTACAAGAAAGAAAATATCAGAAAGCGAAGGAGCAAAATTGATAAAATTTATCTCGAAGGTCATTTCTTTGATGGAGATTTTAAAAATCGGGATCAAGAATGAAGTTCTCAAGGTAGCGGTGGATAACAATTTGAGCTACTATGATGCATCGTACCTCTATGCATCAATTTCAATGAAGGACGTCCTTGTAACCGAGGATAAAAAGCTGCTTGATCGAGCGATTGAGTGCAGCGCGGGTGCCGGAAGGTTTGAGGATTTTTTAGATAAAAAGTGA
- a CDS encoding metal-dependent hydrolase: MNRQQHLTIGVIAFLAYTYLIYLAIKISSDAIVYALISAVLGSIIPDILEAPTSWMHRGLGHSKRALKLTGKILVITALVGLLFSIFYIISSFFLGYVFHLLADATTEVGLPD; the protein is encoded by the coding sequence ATGAATAGACAACAACATTTGACTATAGGTGTTATCGCCTTTCTGGCGTACACTTATCTTATTTATTTAGCGATCAAAATTTCTTCGGATGCAATCGTATATGCGCTTATATCTGCTGTTCTAGGTTCTATTATCCCTGATATTTTAGAAGCTCCTACAAGTTGGATGCACAGAGGTTTAGGTCATAGCAAAAGAGCTTTAAAATTAACGGGAAAGATATTGGTCATAACAGCTTTAGTTGGTTTACTTTTTTCTATATTTTATATTATTTCTAGTTTTTTCCTCGGCTATGTATTTCATCTCTTGGCTGATGCTACAACCGAAGTAGGGCTTCCAGATTAA
- a CDS encoding DEAD/DEAH box helicase, whose amino-acid sequence MNVFSLLNPGIQDALAKQGFIAPTEPQIKGIPAVLAKEHVLLIAPTGSGKTESAVLPVFDSIMQKKEEERRGISVLYITPLRALNRDMLSRLEWWGKELGIKVAVRHGDTTSYERQKQSRKPPDFLVTTPETLQVMLTGKRLRNNLKTVTHVIVDEVHELASSKRGAQLSIALERLVEVCGEFQRLGLSATVGKPDDIARFLAGTNRNARVIEVSLIKKLDFNVVCPKPASADFESSKKLMCTPEIASHLLVISDIVAQHKSTLIFVNTREAAEMLGSRFRMLGIPIGVHHGSLSRETRIEAENNFKGGVLSGLICTSSMELGIDIGDVEHVVQYMSPREVTRLIQRVGRGGHRIGERSSGTIITISADDAAESSAITRRAKAGKIETIDIHENSTDTLANQICGMALDFSEISTPAIYSIVKRAHPYRNLKIEMLREVIKQLNDTRLIRFENDTVNRKRRTWQYFYENLSMIPDEKRFEIFDIVSGRTVGALDEAFVVDFAEAGAVFIAKGEMWRIIEIITEKSRIKVEPISDPGADIPNWVGEEIPVPYEVAQEVGSIRKRILEKIIHGEKPEKITGDFRNEYPADSEAAHEILELIQKQVKAGLTVPTNDTAVIEQDGKTIVLNICGGHKVNETLGRTLTSLLAARFGASVAMEIDPYRIKLELPRMLNAEKIKELLLTTSPDHIEPIIEMTLKNTTLLKWKMVHVARKFGALSRDVDYGRISMKKLLDVFEHTPMYDEAVREIFHDKLDIARAREALGALQSGSMKLVVQPTSPIGEAGFMGGRELMAPERADSSIIMALKSRIMNDHVILFCLNCKKWKAKRVVNNVPQVPECPLCSSRLIAALKPWEEEEIKIVRKPDREKTEEERKRTARVYRNANLVLSQGKTAAIALASRGIGPETASRVIRKLREDEEEFYRDILIAERNYAKTKRFWDV is encoded by the coding sequence ATTTATTGCTCCCACCGAGCCGCAGATAAAGGGAATCCCGGCGGTGCTCGCAAAGGAACATGTGCTGCTTATAGCGCCCACAGGCTCGGGTAAAACAGAATCTGCCGTTCTTCCGGTATTTGACAGCATCATGCAAAAAAAGGAAGAGGAAAGACGCGGGATATCTGTCCTGTATATCACGCCTCTTCGCGCCCTGAATCGCGATATGCTCTCGCGCCTTGAATGGTGGGGAAAAGAACTGGGTATAAAAGTGGCAGTCAGGCACGGGGACACCACCTCTTACGAGCGGCAAAAACAGTCGCGCAAGCCCCCGGATTTTCTTGTCACAACGCCTGAGACGCTTCAGGTGATGCTCACAGGGAAGAGGCTCAGGAATAACCTCAAGACCGTTACGCATGTGATTGTTGATGAAGTGCACGAGCTTGCTTCTTCAAAGAGGGGCGCGCAGTTATCCATCGCCCTTGAACGACTGGTTGAAGTATGCGGCGAGTTCCAGAGGCTCGGTCTTTCTGCAACTGTGGGGAAACCCGATGATATAGCGCGTTTCCTTGCAGGAACGAACAGGAATGCAAGGGTGATTGAAGTGTCCCTTATAAAAAAACTGGATTTCAATGTGGTATGTCCAAAACCTGCATCAGCGGATTTTGAGTCTTCAAAAAAACTGATGTGCACTCCAGAGATAGCCTCGCATCTCCTTGTAATATCCGATATTGTGGCACAGCACAAATCCACCCTGATTTTCGTAAATACAAGAGAAGCGGCTGAAATGCTGGGTTCAAGGTTCAGGATGCTGGGAATCCCTATCGGCGTACATCACGGTTCACTTTCACGGGAAACAAGAATCGAGGCGGAAAATAATTTTAAAGGAGGTGTTCTTTCAGGACTTATCTGCACCTCTTCGATGGAACTTGGGATAGACATCGGCGACGTGGAGCATGTAGTCCAGTACATGTCCCCTCGCGAGGTTACACGCCTTATACAGAGGGTGGGGCGCGGCGGGCATCGGATAGGGGAGAGGTCAAGCGGGACAATAATCACTATAAGTGCGGACGATGCGGCTGAATCCTCAGCAATCACACGGAGGGCAAAAGCAGGGAAGATTGAAACTATCGATATCCATGAGAACAGCACCGATACGCTTGCAAACCAGATCTGCGGGATGGCGCTTGATTTTAGCGAGATTTCAACTCCTGCCATATATTCGATAGTCAAAAGGGCTCACCCCTATCGTAATCTTAAAATCGAGATGCTGCGCGAGGTTATCAAGCAGTTAAACGATACCAGGCTTATACGCTTTGAGAATGATACGGTCAACAGGAAGAGGAGGACATGGCAGTATTTTTACGAAAACCTCTCCATGATCCCGGATGAGAAACGATTTGAGATATTCGATATAGTGAGCGGGCGGACAGTGGGAGCGCTTGACGAGGCGTTCGTTGTGGATTTTGCAGAAGCCGGCGCAGTTTTCATTGCAAAAGGCGAGATGTGGCGCATCATCGAGATAATAACAGAGAAAAGCAGGATAAAGGTGGAGCCGATAAGCGACCCGGGAGCGGATATCCCCAACTGGGTGGGCGAAGAGATACCCGTGCCTTACGAGGTGGCGCAGGAAGTAGGGAGCATAAGGAAGCGTATCCTGGAAAAAATTATACATGGTGAGAAACCAGAAAAAATAACCGGGGATTTCAGAAACGAATATCCTGCAGATAGCGAAGCTGCACATGAGATTCTGGAGTTAATCCAGAAGCAGGTCAAGGCAGGTCTTACCGTGCCGACTAATGATACAGCGGTTATCGAACAGGACGGGAAGACAATCGTGCTCAACATCTGCGGCGGACATAAGGTGAATGAGACCCTGGGAAGAACGCTGACCTCACTGCTTGCAGCACGATTCGGTGCAAGCGTGGCAATGGAGATTGATCCGTACAGGATTAAGCTTGAGCTCCCAAGGATGCTGAATGCCGAGAAGATAAAAGAGCTGCTCCTGACTACAAGCCCTGACCACATCGAACCGATTATCGAGATGACCTTGAAGAATACCACGCTGCTCAAATGGAAGATGGTTCATGTGGCGCGGAAATTCGGCGCGCTGAGCAGGGATGTGGATTACGGGCGCATAAGCATGAAGAAACTGCTTGATGTGTTCGAGCACACGCCCATGTATGATGAAGCCGTGCGGGAGATATTCCACGACAAGCTCGATATAGCACGCGCTAGGGAGGCTCTTGGCGCGCTCCAGAGCGGGAGCATGAAGCTGGTTGTCCAGCCCACAAGCCCGATAGGCGAGGCGGGTTTCATGGGCGGCAGGGAGCTAATGGCGCCCGAGAGGGCGGACAGCTCAATTATCATGGCGCTCAAGAGCAGGATAATGAACGACCATGTTATCCTTTTCTGCCTGAACTGCAAGAAATGGAAAGCCAAAAGGGTTGTCAACAACGTCCCCCAGGTTCCGGAATGTCCATTGTGCAGCAGCAGGCTGATCGCGGCACTCAAGCCCTGGGAGGAGGAGGAGATTAAGATTGTTAGGAAGCCTGATAGGGAAAAGACAGAGGAGGAGAGAAAAAGGACGGCGCGGGTTTATCGGAATGCCAACCTTGTGCTCTCACAGGGGAAGACTGCGGCGATTGCGCTTGCTTCGAGGGGGATTGGGCCTGAGACTGCTTCGAGGGTTATTCGGAAGTTGAGGGAGGATGAAGAGGAGTTTTACAGGGATATTCTGATTGCCGAGAGGAATTATGCGAAGACGAAGAGGTTCTGGGATGTGTAG